GGCCGGTAAATCTTCCTTTTTTAATACAGGAAGTTTGCCAAGGTCCTCCCTTGTCCTAATTTCCGAGGGCTTGACGTTTGCCTTATGCATCCACTTTCTAAAACCTTCAGCGTGATCATAAGCATACTGTATGATTTGCTCTAATGCGTCCACTACAACCACCGCTTTCTCCGCTTATAAGACTTTAAGTCACGGTAACTTTTTCTGCCTTTATCACTTAAACCGAGATAAAATTCACGAACATCTTCATTTGATAGAAGTTTGTCAACCGGACCATCCAAAACAATTCGCCCATTTTCCATGATATAGCCATAGTCAGCAATCGATAGGGCAATAGTAGCATTTTGCTCAACAACAAGAATGGTTGTGCCTTCCTCTTGATTAATTTTCTTAATAATGCTGAAAATCTCTTTTACTAGTAATGGAGCAATCCCAAGTGAAGGTTCATCTAGAAGCAGTATCTTAGGCTTTGCCATCATTCCTCTACCAATTGCCAGCATTTGCTGTTCCCCGCCAGAAAGATAGCCTGCTTGACGACTTTTTAACATTTCAAGCTTGGGAAAATAGTAATACACTTTTTTAAGATCTTCCTTTAAATTTTTTCGGTCCTTTCGCGTATGGGCACCAGCAATTAAATTATCCTCGACAGTCAAATGTTTGAAAACACGACGCCCTTCCATACATTGAAATATGCCTTTTTTTACGATTGTTTCGGCAACATTTTCATCAATTCGTTCCCCATTTAAAAGAATTTGACCATCTGTTACTTCTCCGCGTTCACTTTTTAATAGTCCAGAAATGGCCTTCAATGTTGTCGTCTTTCCCGCGCCATTGCTTCCTAATAGGGCAACTATTTTTCCTGCGGGAATCTCCATTGACATCCCTTTTAAAACTAGGATTACTTTGTCGTACATAACCTCGACATTATTTAGTGTGAGCATGGCAGCCTCCTATTCTTAAAACAGGGTGTTCCATAAAGAAACACCCCTAGTTCGATTAATAACCAATATAATCCGTTATAACTTCAAACTTTCCATTTTTCACTTCGGCAAGACGAATTTGGTTTGTACCCGCATGATTGTCTGGTGTAAATGTTACCGGTGCCGCAAGTCCTCCTAAGTCTAGATTTGTAATTTTCTCTAAGCCAGCACGGATTCCTTCACCAGTTGTTGGGTCATCAGCAAGCTTGATTCCTTCCACCATAATTTTCGCCGCAATCCAACCTTGGATAAACTTTTGGTTTTTATCTTCTAATTTTTGCCCTTTACTTTCAAGGTATGTTCTAATTTCAGCTAAACCTGGTAAGTCTTCATATGGGAAAGCATGAGTGACAGCCCCGATAAATCCTTCAGCAGCATCGCCTGTAATCGGCAGTAAACCTTCACCTGTTGCCCAGTTTAAGCCGATAAATTTTGTTGTAAGACCTAGCTTCTTAGCATCTTTTAAAATTGTCGCTGTTGCGCCCCAAGTTTCTTGAATAATCGCATAATCAGGGTTTTTCTTTTGCATATTTAATAATTGTGGTGTTGCATCTAACGCCTTTAAGTCAACAACTTGCTCATCAACAACTTCAATTCCTAAATCTTTTGCAAAGTCTTTCGCATCTTGAACTGGCGATTTTCCAAATGCTGTATCATTGTAAATGAAAGCAACTGTTGGTGCTCCTTCAGTGTGGTTATCTTTGATCCATTTTAATGCCGAGCGTGCTTGGTCAGAGTATGACGCAGCAGATAAGAAATTGTATGGACTCTCATCCATATTTTTTAAGCCTTCAGAATATGAAGCTGAAATAAATGGTAGCTTATCAGCCGCAACTAATTGACGAAGTGCTTCTGTATCCCCAGTACCCCAACCCAAAATAGCGGCTACCTTGTCTTTTGATTTTAATTTTTGATAAAGCTTAGTTGCTTCAGGAATTTTGTAAGCATAATCATCGCCAATTAACTCTAGTTTATAGCCGTTAATCGGTCCTTGTGTTGCTAAATAGTCAAAAAATGCTTTTTCACCTTCAGCATACGGTGTACCAACATCACCTGTTCCACCTGTTAAGTCAAAAAGAGCACCAACTTTAATTGTTCCTTTCACTTCTTCAGTATTTGCTTGTTGTTCTGAGCTTGCTTCCCCTTCATTTGCCTTTGTTGGGGCTGTCTGGGTCATTTTATTGCCTCCGCCTGAACAACCAACAAGCATTCCTACCGCTAGCACTACCATTAATAATACTGACCAAAATTTCTTCATTCTGCTCCCCCTCTTTTTTAAAAAAAATACTATTGAAATATCGATACGTGTCTTTTCATTTTTCCACCTATCGTTTATCCCCAAAAAATTCTAATCAATATGAAAATGGCCATAACTTGAAATAATCCTTGATGTTTTGCCATATTTTCGCCAGTCCTTTCGGTTCATATATTAAGAAAATAATAATCACTAAACCGAAGACAACTTCCTTTAAACCATTTAACACATCTGCTAAATCTGGGAAAATCCCGCTAAAAACATCAATCACAGACCGAAGGACAACAGGTAACATTGTTATAAATACCGCTCCGTAAATCGAGCCGAATACGCTACCTAAACCGCCAACGAGAATCATCGCCAAATATTCAATCGATACTGTTGTGCTGTAAAGTTCAGGACTCACAACCATCATGTAATGCCCTAACAGAGCCCCAGCAATCCCTACGAAAAAGGAACTTACAAAAAACGCCAGCACCTTATATTTAAACAAGTCAATCCCAATAACTTCAGCGGCAACATCGCGGTCGCGAACGGCAATAAAGGCGCGTCCAACTCTTGACCTAAACAAATTAAGGGAAAATATAATAGTTGCAAGTAAGATGACAAACATTAAATAATAGTAGCTCGTTTCGCTATAAAAAGAGAAACTCCCTATTTCTGGTCGGTTTAAGACAAGCCCTGCTGTACCGCCTGTTAATGAATCCCATCTAGAGATAACAAACAGGATGATAACTTGAGCAGCAAGGGTGGCAATTGCTAAATATAACCCTTTTAAACGGAGCGATGGGATCCCAAACATTGCCCCTACTAAAGCGGTTATAATCCCTGCCGTTGGCATCGCAACCCAAAAGCTTAACCCAAGCTTTGTTGTTAAAATCGCTGAAGTATAACCGCCAACACCTAGGAAAGCACCGACACCTATCGAAATCTGACCTGTAAATCCAGTTAAAATATTAAGGCCAATCGCGCCAATCGCTGCGATTCCACATAATGTTGCTAATCCAACAGTATACTCAGATGCAAACAATGGCAAAATTGCGAATATTGCGATAATTAAAAAGACACGCATTCGAATTCTTGATATTTTCCATATCGCCATATCTTGCTTATAATTCACATGGTATTCACCACAGTCCATGACAAATGGGTTTCGCATTTATTACACCCTCTCTATTTCTTTTTTGCCAAATAAACCATATGGCTTGAACATTAAAATGAAGACAAGGATGATAAATGGCATTACCTCTTTCAAGCCTCCACCAACTAGAGGATCGAGATAACCACCTGTCATACTTTCAATCACACCGATAATAAGGCCACCAACAATCGCCCCCGGTATACTATCAAGACCACCTAATATAGCAACAGGCAGAACCTTTAGGCCAATAAAAGCAAGCGAAGAGTTTACACCGTTAATATTTCCAATTAAAACACCGCCAACAGCTGATACGACAGCAGCAATGGCCCAAGCACAAGCGAAGATGACCTTGACACTGATTCCCATCGACATCGCTGCTTGCTGGTCATCTGCTGTTGCTCGCATCGCAATCCCCATTTTTGAATATTTGAAAAATAATGTGAAAAGGATAAGCATGACGATGACGATGGCAAGTGACCATAAATACACCGGTGCAACAATAATATTGCCTAAATGAACAGGCAGTTCGGAAAATATTTGCGGAAACACTTTTGTTTCATGTCCCCAAATAATGTGAACAATCCCAAGCAAAACACTAGATAAACCAATCGTAGCCATGATTAAAGAAATAACTGGTTCCCCAATAAATGGCCGGAGTACAATCCGTTCAATAACAAGACCTAGTACGGCACTAAATAAAAGCGTCATGATTAATGCCGGAATAAATGGAATATTATAGCTTGACACAAGTGTTAAACACACATATGTACCAACTAATAAAAATTCCCCTTGCGCAAAATTAATCGCATCACTAGATTTATAGATTAACACAAATCCTAGGGCAACTAACGCATAAACACTCCCGATAACAATCCCCGTCACTAACATTTGTAGAAAGAACGTCATTAAGCCACCACCTCTTCTTCCAATAATGAGATGACCTGTAAAGTTGTCCTAATAATTTGTTGTTTTCCATCTCGATATTTGATTGTGCCTTCTACATCAATTTTTTCATTTTCTGAGTATAACCCTTCGATTAGATCTTCATATTTTTTTGCAACAAACTGTCTGCGTACTTTCTTCGTGCGCGTCAATTCTTCGTCATCCGCATCCAATTCTTTATAAAGGAGAACGAACTTTTTCACACGTGCTTTTTCTGGTAAAGTTTTATTCACTTCATTCACTTGTTCTTGGATTAGTTCAAGCACCTCGGGTTTTGAGGAGAGGTCTGTATAGGTTGTATAAGAAATTTGCTTTTTCTCCGCCCAGCGGCCGACATTTTCCATATCAATGTTAATCATTGCGACAACATAAGGCCTAGAGCGCCCAATCGCTACAGCCTCTTTAATATACTGGCTGAACTTTAATTTATTTTCGATAAACTGCGGTGAAAACATTTCACCTGTTTGCAAGCGAATGACATCTTTTACACGGTCGATAATGTAGAGATGGCCTTTTTCATCTAGGCTACCCGCGTCACCAGTATGCAACCAGCCGTCTTCAATCGTCTCTTTCGTTGCTACTTCATTTTTATAATAACCTACACAAACACTTGTACTTTTGATAAGGATTTCTCCTTCATCGGAAATCTTTACTTCTGTTCCAGGCAAAGGAATGCCGACACTATTTATTTTTATATCACCATCACGATGGACGATGGAAATACCAGACACTTCAGTTTGTCCATAAATACTTTTTACGTTCACCCCAATACTATGAAAAAATCGAAACACATCTGGACCAAGTGGGGCTCCGCCAGTGTACGCCCGCTTAATTCTTAGTAGTCCGATATGATCACGGATGGCGCTAAACATTAAATAGTCTGCTAGTTTGTACATTATTTTAGTGCCAGTCTTTACTGTTTCATTATTGAAATGGGCATCGGCAACCTTTTCGCCAATTGGCTTGCACCATTCATAAAGCTTTCTTTTTAACCAGCCTGCATCTTGAATTTTGACTAGAAATTTAGAAAGCATATCTTCATATATTCGTGGTGGTGAAAACATCACATGAGGTCCGATTTCCCTAATATTCTGCAAAACGGTTGAAGGCTCTTCAGGGAAATTTATCGTAATGCCATTATACAGTCCAAGCGCTATTGACATCATTTGTTCCCCAATCCAAGCTAGCGGCAAAAATGAAAGATATTGATCATCCTTTTCTGACGGGTCAATTGACGATAGATTCATTGCCATGTCAAATAAGTTTTGATACGTTAACATCGTCCCTTTCGGATGTCCGGTTGTCCCCGATGTATAGGAAAGGATAGCAACATCTTCATAGCGGCCTTTTCTAAGCTCTTCTTCAAATAGCGTTCGATCTACTTCATTCACCTTTTGACCGATGACTTGGACATCTTTAAAAAATAATAGATTCGGATCATCATAGTTTCTCATGCCACGGTTATCGTAATAAATAATCCATCTTACTTTCGGAATTTGCTGTTTAATTTCTAAAATTTTATCGACTTGCTCTTGGTCTTCAACAACAACAATGGAAGCATCCGAATTATCAATGATATAGCTAATTTCATTTGGCAGTGACTCTTGATAAATACCCACCGTTACACCGCCTAAGCTTTGGGAAGCTAATTCACTAATCACCCATTCCGGGCGATTATCACCGATAATTGCCAGCTTTTCTCCCCGTTTAAAACCTAATTCAAAAAGACCTAGAGCAAACTCTCTTACTTCTTCAAAGTATTCTTGATACGTATATTCATTCCAAATTCCAAAGTCCTTTTCGCGCAAGGCGACTTTTGCTCCCTCATTCCTTGCTCTTTCATATAGCGCTTGAGGAAACGTCAAATCCATCATGCAGCTTATCCCTCCCTAAACAATCAAATGCCGATTGGCTCTGTGGAAATCTATCATTTTTAAAGCTATAAACTTAACTAACTTGTTCTTCCCCGAGATACGCTTCTATGACCTTTGGATTGTTCTGAATCTCAGCTGGGGTGCCATAGCCAATTAGTTTTCCAAAATCAAGAACAGCAATATGATCAGATAAGTCCATAATCACGCCCATATCGTGTTCGATTAAAATAATCGTCGTATTCATTTCTTCATGAATATCAATAATATAACGGGCCATATCTTCCTTTTCTTCCGTATTCATACCAGCCATCGGTTCATCTAATAGCAAAAGCTCCGGCTCCAGAGCAAGCGCTCGGCCCATTTCAACACGTTTTTGCAGGCCATATGATAATGTCCCAACGGGTGTATTGCGAATATCTTCAATTTCAAGAAAATCGATGACATCCTCCACCTTCCGGCGATGCTCAATTTCCTCGCGCTGTGCTTTTCCCCAATAAAATCCACTTGCTAGTAAACCTGTCTTCATTCTGATATGTCTCCCTAGCATTAGATTGTCCAATACGGATAAATGAGGAAACAACTCAATATTTTGAAACGCCCTTGCTATGCCAAGGCTTGCCCGCTTATGAGGCTTAAGGTGATTAATTCTTTCACCATTAAAAGAAATTGACCCCTCTGAAGGTTGGTATAAACCACTAATACAGTTCAACATACTAGTTTTTCCAGCTCCATTCGGGCCGATTAACGCAAAAATTTCCCCTTTGTTAACAACGTAACTAACCTGATTGAGCGCAACTACACCTCCAAATCGTAATGTTACGTCCTTTACCTCTAAAACTCCCAAACGCCCACCCCCACTAATCAACATTTTTGAAAATGTTTTCCAACTGACTATACCATCTAAAGTACGTTTTGTACAACAATATATTATAAAAAAAATATAATATATTATCTTTTATGAGACAAGCTGTAGGAATATGATTCATTTCCGAAAAAAATTTGTACAAGCTTGCTAATAAAAAATCCTAATCTAGTCTATGCTAGATTAGGATTTTTTATTAATGCTCGCCTGCTTTTAAAACACGTCTCATAATTTTTCCTGAACGAGTCTTTGGAATTGTTTTGCAAAATTCAATAATACTTGGTACAGCATATTCTGGTAAACGGGTTTTAACAAATGAACGAATTTCTTCTTTTAGTTCATCACTTTCCTTGTAGCCATCATGAAGTACGATAAATGCTTTTATGATTTCGCCGTGACCTGGGTCGGGAATTCCGATAACCCCTACTTCAGCCACAGCGAGGTGCTCAATTAGCTCGCT
Above is a genomic segment from Bacillus sp. (in: firmicutes) containing:
- a CDS encoding ABC transporter ATP-binding protein, producing the protein MLTLNNVEVMYDKVILVLKGMSMEIPAGKIVALLGSNGAGKTTTLKAISGLLKSERGEVTDGQILLNGERIDENVAETIVKKGIFQCMEGRRVFKHLTVEDNLIAGAHTRKDRKNLKEDLKKVYYYFPKLEMLKSRQAGYLSGGEQQMLAIGRGMMAKPKILLLDEPSLGIAPLLVKEIFSIIKKINQEEGTTILVVEQNATIALSIADYGYIMENGRIVLDGPVDKLLSNEDVREFYLGLSDKGRKSYRDLKSYKRRKRWL
- a CDS encoding ABC transporter substrate-binding protein, whose translation is MKKFWSVLLMVVLAVGMLVGCSGGGNKMTQTAPTKANEGEASSEQQANTEEVKGTIKVGALFDLTGGTGDVGTPYAEGEKAFFDYLATQGPINGYKLELIGDDYAYKIPEATKLYQKLKSKDKVAAILGWGTGDTEALRQLVAADKLPFISASYSEGLKNMDESPYNFLSAASYSDQARSALKWIKDNHTEGAPTVAFIYNDTAFGKSPVQDAKDFAKDLGIEVVDEQVVDLKALDATPQLLNMQKKNPDYAIIQETWGATATILKDAKKLGLTTKFIGLNWATGEGLLPITGDAAEGFIGAVTHAFPYEDLPGLAEIRTYLESKGQKLEDKNQKFIQGWIAAKIMVEGIKLADDPTTGEGIRAGLEKITNLDLGGLAAPVTFTPDNHAGTNQIRLAEVKNGKFEVITDYIGY
- a CDS encoding branched-chain amino acid ABC transporter permease, encoding MRNPFVMDCGEYHVNYKQDMAIWKISRIRMRVFLIIAIFAILPLFASEYTVGLATLCGIAAIGAIGLNILTGFTGQISIGVGAFLGVGGYTSAILTTKLGLSFWVAMPTAGIITALVGAMFGIPSLRLKGLYLAIATLAAQVIILFVISRWDSLTGGTAGLVLNRPEIGSFSFYSETSYYYLMFVILLATIIFSLNLFRSRVGRAFIAVRDRDVAAEVIGIDLFKYKVLAFFVSSFFVGIAGALLGHYMMVVSPELYSTTVSIEYLAMILVGGLGSVFGSIYGAVFITMLPVVLRSVIDVFSGIFPDLADVLNGLKEVVFGLVIIIFLIYEPKGLAKIWQNIKDYFKLWPFSY
- a CDS encoding branched-chain amino acid ABC transporter permease is translated as MTFFLQMLVTGIVIGSVYALVALGFVLIYKSSDAINFAQGEFLLVGTYVCLTLVSSYNIPFIPALIMTLLFSAVLGLVIERIVLRPFIGEPVISLIMATIGLSSVLLGIVHIIWGHETKVFPQIFSELPVHLGNIIVAPVYLWSLAIVIVMLILFTLFFKYSKMGIAMRATADDQQAAMSMGISVKVIFACAWAIAAVVSAVGGVLIGNINGVNSSLAFIGLKVLPVAILGGLDSIPGAIVGGLIIGVIESMTGGYLDPLVGGGLKEVMPFIILVFILMFKPYGLFGKKEIERV
- a CDS encoding long-chain fatty acid--CoA ligase, giving the protein MDLTFPQALYERARNEGAKVALREKDFGIWNEYTYQEYFEEVREFALGLFELGFKRGEKLAIIGDNRPEWVISELASQSLGGVTVGIYQESLPNEISYIIDNSDASIVVVEDQEQVDKILEIKQQIPKVRWIIYYDNRGMRNYDDPNLLFFKDVQVIGQKVNEVDRTLFEEELRKGRYEDVAILSYTSGTTGHPKGTMLTYQNLFDMAMNLSSIDPSEKDDQYLSFLPLAWIGEQMMSIALGLYNGITINFPEEPSTVLQNIREIGPHVMFSPPRIYEDMLSKFLVKIQDAGWLKRKLYEWCKPIGEKVADAHFNNETVKTGTKIMYKLADYLMFSAIRDHIGLLRIKRAYTGGAPLGPDVFRFFHSIGVNVKSIYGQTEVSGISIVHRDGDIKINSVGIPLPGTEVKISDEGEILIKSTSVCVGYYKNEVATKETIEDGWLHTGDAGSLDEKGHLYIIDRVKDVIRLQTGEMFSPQFIENKLKFSQYIKEAVAIGRSRPYVVAMINIDMENVGRWAEKKQISYTTYTDLSSKPEVLELIQEQVNEVNKTLPEKARVKKFVLLYKELDADDEELTRTKKVRRQFVAKKYEDLIEGLYSENEKIDVEGTIKYRDGKQQIIRTTLQVISLLEEEVVA
- a CDS encoding ABC transporter ATP-binding protein, translated to MLISGGGRLGVLEVKDVTLRFGGVVALNQVSYVVNKGEIFALIGPNGAGKTSMLNCISGLYQPSEGSISFNGERINHLKPHKRASLGIARAFQNIELFPHLSVLDNLMLGRHIRMKTGLLASGFYWGKAQREEIEHRRKVEDVIDFLEIEDIRNTPVGTLSYGLQKRVEMGRALALEPELLLLDEPMAGMNTEEKEDMARYIIDIHEEMNTTIILIEHDMGVIMDLSDHIAVLDFGKLIGYGTPAEIQNNPKVIEAYLGEEQVS